TGCTGAATCTCGTAAACGGTTTTGCATCCGCTTTGCAGCAGTCGGGAGTGAAAGCCGGAGACCGTGTGGCCATTATGCTGCCGAACTGTCCTCAATATGTGATTACATACTATGGAGTCCTGACTGCCGGAGCGATCGTTACCCAGGTTAATCCGATGCTCGTTGAGCGGGAACTGCAGCTTATCCTCGAAGACAGCGGAGCTGAGACCATCGTCGTCTATGAACCGCTATATGAACAGGTGAAAAAGCAAAAGCATGTTTCTCCTTTAAAACGGATCATTTCGGTTAGTTTTGATGAAAGCCAAAAAGATCTTTCACCAGACTGTTCTTTTTCTCAGTTTTTGCAAAGCGGCACCGGTCGTATCGATCTTGCAGTAATTGTTCCTGAACGGGATGTTGCAGTTTTACAATACACCGGAGGGACAACTGGACGTTCCAAAGGCGCCATGCTGACGCATAAAAATATCATCGCTAACGTCCTTCAATCACATGAGTTTTTTAAATATAACATTGAGTTCGGGAAAGAAAAGTATTTAACGGTCATTCCTCTTTTCCATGTGTTTGGCATGACTTCCTGTATGAATCTCGCAATCTATACCGCATCAGAATCAATCATGCTCCCGAGATTCGAAATCAATGAGGTTCTTCAAACAATTAAAAATGAACAGCCGACCGTTTTTCCCGGTGTTCCGACGATGTATGTTGCGATCACCAACCATCCGGAAGCTGAAAACTTCGGTATAGACAGTATAAAAGTGTGCAATAGCGGAAGTGCTCCGATGCCTGTCGAACTGCTTCAGGATTTTGAGAGAAAGACAGGTTCAAAGATTCTAGAAGGCTACGGATTATCAGAAGCCTCACCGACCACACATTGCAATCCGATGTTTTCTGAACGAAAAGAAGGGAGCGTAGGCATTGGTCTGCCGTCGACAGATTGCCGTATCGTGGACTTGGCAACAGGAACTGAAGACGTGAAGACAGGTGAACTGGGTGAGCTCATTATCAAGGGGCCGCAAGTCATGAAGGGTTATTGGAACATGCCGGAGGAGACAGAACATACCCTTCGCAACGGCTGGCTCTACACCGGAGATATAGCCAAGATGGATGATGACGGTTATGTCTTCATCATGGATCGCAAAAAGGACCTTATTATCGCGAGCGGCTACAACATCTATCCAAGGGAAGTAGAAGAAGTGCTATATGAATTCCCAGCCGTTCAAGAAGCCGTTGTGATTGGTGTACCTGATGCTTACAGAGGAGAAGATGTGAAGGCTATCCTTGTATTAAAAGCAGGGAAAACCGCAACAGAGGATGAGATTATTTACTATTGCAAACAAAATTTATCTGCGTATAAGATCCCGAATGTCATCGAGTTTCGCGAGCAACTGCCCAAGACGAATGTCGGTAAAATTTTGCGCAGAGCTTTGCGGGAAGAAGCACGAATAAAGACAAGGTAGGGACAATTTTATAGATTATTTGAGAAAAGAAGAAAAGGAGAGAAAGAGAATGATATAATTTTGCCTGAAATTGATTAAAGAATGCGAGGACACAGACATGAAGGAAAAAATTACGGAATGCAGCATCCGTTTATTTGAGAAAAAGGGATTCAGTGAAACATCCATACAGGATATTGTTGATGCTATAGGCGTAACAAAAGGGACTTTCTATTATTATTTTGCTAGCAAAGAAGAACTGCTGATGAACATTCACAACAGATATATTGATGAACTATTAAACCAGCAGGAACGAATCATCTCTGATCAAACGAAATCAAGCAAAGAAAAGCTGTTTGAGATCGTTTATGCGTTAATCGGCAACATCAGACAGGCCGGAGCCAGTGCTAAAGTGTTCTTCAGGGAAATCAAAAACCTGAACGAAGAGCGCCTCTCCCTGATTATTCCTAAACGGGACCGTTTCCGCTTCAATCTGGAGCAGTTGATCCATGATGCCATAGAAAACGGTGAATTTCGTTCTGACCTGAACGCATCCATCGTTACGTTTGGAATTCTTGGCGCAGCTAACTGGAGCTATCAATGGTTCAATCCGGATGGAATGATGTCAGAAAGAGAAGTAGCCGAAATATTTGTAGAAATGATTCTAAATGGCATAGCACATAGAAATTGATACTAAATAACGGGAGGCTATACGATGAAAGCAGAAGATGTACAGCAGATTACTGTATTAGGTGCAGGCCAAATGGGACATCAGATTGCCATGCTGTGTGCGCTTGGCGGATTTGAAACTGTTATACAGGACGTGCAGGAACTGGCGCTTTCCAAAGCAGAGAGCAAACTCAATGCCATTATGGACAAATGGGTGACTAAAGGAAAGCTTTCTGCCGATCAGAAAGAAGCGGCTTTTCAGCGCCTTCGTTTCACAACAAGCTTTGAAGATGCGGTCAGAAATACCGATTTTGTGATTGAAGCTGTTGTGGAAAAACTGGATGTAAAGCGAGAAGTGTTTGCGAAGCTTGAGCAGTTGGCGCCTGAACATACCATTTTTGCAACCAACAGTTCAACAATCGTCAATAGTTTGATTGCTTCAGAAACAAACCGTGCGGATAAGGTAGTTAACATGCATTTCTTTTTCCCGCCTCTCGTGATGGATTGTGTGGAAGTGGTGATGAGTGACCAAACATCCGAAGAAACGGCTCAGCTGACGATGGAGGTCTGCAAGCGGATCAACCGTACCGCAGTTCTGCTTAATAAAGAGATTTCGGGTTTTATTGCCAACCGTATTTTGGGCGCGCTGCAGAAAGAAGCTGTTTACCTGTATGAACAAGGAATCGCTGACTATAAAGACATCGATATCATTTGCCGTAAAGCATTGAACCACCCGATCGGACCATTTGAACTGATGGACTTATCCGGCATCGATGTAGGCTACTATGTCATGGAACAGCGTTATAAAGAGACGGGCGATCCAGAAGACAAGCCGTTTGCCTGCATTGAAGAGAAAGTGAAGCAAGGCCATTTAGGGAGAAAAACCGGCAAAGGCTGGTACAACTATGAAACTGAAGGAGTGAAACTATAATGGGAAAATATCTTGAGGTAGTAAAAAACAATCATCTCGCTGTCATTACGATTAACAATCCGCCGCTGAATGTATTGAGCAGAGCCGTATTCCAGGAGCTTGATGATACGTTCATGGAGTTGGAACATGACCGGGAAACGGTAGCCGTTTTACTGACGGGAGAGGGAGATAAAGCATTCGTTGCTGGAGCCGACATTAAAGAGTTTCCTCAGATGATGGGGGACCCTGATATGAAGTCACAAGTGATGGAGGTCCATTATATCCTAAACCGAATTGATTCTTTTCCAAAGCCTACGATCGCTGTCCTGAACGGCTTGACACTCGGAGGCGGCTGTGAGCTTGCCCTTTCATGCGATATAAGGATTGCTGAGGAACACAGCCAGATCGGACTGCCTGAAATAACCCTCGGATTATTTCCTGGCGGGGGAGGAACACAGCGTCTTCCCCGCTTAGTGGGAGAAGCGAAATCAAAAGAAATAATGTTTACAGGGGAACCGATTTCAGCAGACGCAGCTGAACGAATCGGACTGGTCAATAAGGTAGTCCCTTCCGGTGAAGGACTGGCCAGTGCCAAACAGCTGGCAAGTAAAATCACCCGACACTCGCTTCAGGCTCTTTCACGAATTAAACAATCGGTTGATGAAGGCCTTAACAAATCCTTGGATGAAGGCATCGAAGTGGAAGCTTCTCTGTTTCAGGAAGTGTTCCAAACGGAAGATATCAAAGAGGGCGTTCAGGCATTTTTTGAAAAAAGAAAACCCGCCTTTCAGCATCGTTGATCGGTAAGAGGCAGAAAGTGAGGAAGACATGCATGAAATTGAACTGACGGTACGGTTCTGTGAAACGGATGCCCTGGGCCACATTAACAACACGAGTTATTTTATTTATCTGGAAGAAGCGAGGGTCCGCTGCTTTGAAACTCTAGGCCTTGAAATGAACACGAACGAATGGAGCTTTATTCTTGCTTCCACAAAATGTGACTTCATGGCACAAGGTTATTTTAACGAAAGACTAGTGGTGCGGACCGGAGTATCAAAAATCGGAACCAAAAGCTTTACATTGGAACACGAAATCTATAAAGCAGAAACCGAGGAGTTAGTTGCGAGAGGGAATGCAGTCATTGTGTATTTTGACTTTAAAACACAGCAGACTGCTCATATACCAGAATTTCTGCGCGACGCATTGAAAGAGAATCTAGTATTGCA
This genomic stretch from Fictibacillus marinisediminis harbors:
- a CDS encoding 3-hydroxyacyl-CoA dehydrogenase family protein produces the protein MKAEDVQQITVLGAGQMGHQIAMLCALGGFETVIQDVQELALSKAESKLNAIMDKWVTKGKLSADQKEAAFQRLRFTTSFEDAVRNTDFVIEAVVEKLDVKREVFAKLEQLAPEHTIFATNSSTIVNSLIASETNRADKVVNMHFFFPPLVMDCVEVVMSDQTSEETAQLTMEVCKRINRTAVLLNKEISGFIANRILGALQKEAVYLYEQGIADYKDIDIICRKALNHPIGPFELMDLSGIDVGYYVMEQRYKETGDPEDKPFACIEEKVKQGHLGRKTGKGWYNYETEGVKL
- a CDS encoding TetR/AcrR family transcriptional regulator, which codes for MKEKITECSIRLFEKKGFSETSIQDIVDAIGVTKGTFYYYFASKEELLMNIHNRYIDELLNQQERIISDQTKSSKEKLFEIVYALIGNIRQAGASAKVFFREIKNLNEERLSLIIPKRDRFRFNLEQLIHDAIENGEFRSDLNASIVTFGILGAANWSYQWFNPDGMMSEREVAEIFVEMILNGIAHRN
- a CDS encoding acyl-CoA thioesterase yields the protein MHEIELTVRFCETDALGHINNTSYFIYLEEARVRCFETLGLEMNTNEWSFILASTKCDFMAQGYFNERLVVRTGVSKIGTKSFTLEHEIYKAETEELVARGNAVIVYFDFKTQQTAHIPEFLRDALKENLVLQTQESESGNK
- a CDS encoding long-chain-fatty-acid--CoA ligase → MSENKVWKSHYPETIQPDILIPDLSIPQLLQQTAERYPDSNALSFYSHKTTYGELLNLVNGFASALQQSGVKAGDRVAIMLPNCPQYVITYYGVLTAGAIVTQVNPMLVERELQLILEDSGAETIVVYEPLYEQVKKQKHVSPLKRIISVSFDESQKDLSPDCSFSQFLQSGTGRIDLAVIVPERDVAVLQYTGGTTGRSKGAMLTHKNIIANVLQSHEFFKYNIEFGKEKYLTVIPLFHVFGMTSCMNLAIYTASESIMLPRFEINEVLQTIKNEQPTVFPGVPTMYVAITNHPEAENFGIDSIKVCNSGSAPMPVELLQDFERKTGSKILEGYGLSEASPTTHCNPMFSERKEGSVGIGLPSTDCRIVDLATGTEDVKTGELGELIIKGPQVMKGYWNMPEETEHTLRNGWLYTGDIAKMDDDGYVFIMDRKKDLIIASGYNIYPREVEEVLYEFPAVQEAVVIGVPDAYRGEDVKAILVLKAGKTATEDEIIYYCKQNLSAYKIPNVIEFREQLPKTNVGKILRRALREEARIKTR
- a CDS encoding enoyl-CoA hydratase, encoding MGKYLEVVKNNHLAVITINNPPLNVLSRAVFQELDDTFMELEHDRETVAVLLTGEGDKAFVAGADIKEFPQMMGDPDMKSQVMEVHYILNRIDSFPKPTIAVLNGLTLGGGCELALSCDIRIAEEHSQIGLPEITLGLFPGGGGTQRLPRLVGEAKSKEIMFTGEPISADAAERIGLVNKVVPSGEGLASAKQLASKITRHSLQALSRIKQSVDEGLNKSLDEGIEVEASLFQEVFQTEDIKEGVQAFFEKRKPAFQHR